The following DNA comes from Halorhabdus tiamatea SARL4B.
GATCGGCCTGAACTTCTGGCAAGGGGGTGCGAGCACGCTCGAAATCGACGAGATCCGACTCGAATAGGCATCGAATCGCTCGATCACACGCCACCGGAAACCTCGGTATTGGCTGGGGTGAGGACGGCCGCGCTGTCCGGTGACCCGACCAACCAACGACACGATATCCATGACACATCACGACGCGAACTCACGGGGAATGGGACGGACGAACACTGACCGGGACGACGGATTGTTCCGTCGGGATCTGCTCGCGGCGATGGGGCTGGGCGCGGGATCGGTCGCACTCGGGACGGACGTCGGCACGCCGAGTGTGATCTCCCGCGCAGCCGGGCAGACGAGTCTGGAGCTTGACTACGCCCACGCGCTCCAGCAGTCACTGTACTTCTACGACGCCAATCGCTGCGGCGCGACGACGATGGGCGAGCGTCTCCAGTGGCGCGGGGAGTGCCACCATTCGGACACTGAGATCTCGCTCGATGCGGCGACCGAGGACGGCGGAACTAACCTCTCTGCGAGTTTCATCGATGAGTACAGCGACGTACTCGGTCCCGACGGCACCGGGACGGTCGACGTCAGCGGCGGCTTTCACGACGCCGGCGACCACATGAAGTTCGGGCTTCCCCAGAGCTTCAGCGCCTCGACGCTTTCCTGGGCGCTCTACGAGTTCGAGGACGCCTTCCGGGACGTCGGGGTCTACGATCACATGGTCGACATCTTGCGACACTTCGCCGATTACTTCCTGCAGTCGACGTTCAGAAGCCAAGACGGTGACGTCGTCGCCTTCTGCTATCACGTCGGCGAGGGGAGCATCGATCACAACTACTGGGGGCCGCCGGAACTCCAGTCCTCCGAGGAGTATCCCCGGCCTGCCTACTTCGCCACCGCGGAGGATCCGGCCAGCGACCAGTGTGCCGGGGCGGCCGCGGCGCTTGCGATCACGTCGCTCGTCCTGGAGTCCGAGGACGCCGAGTACGCTGTGGAGTGTCTCGACACCGCCCAAGCCCTCTATGACTTCGCCGTCGAGAACCGCGGACTGGGGTACGACGGCGGCTTCTACGACTCGAGTTACGACGAGGACGAACTCTCCTGGGCGGCGGTCTGGTTGCACATCGCGACCGACGACGACGCGTATCTGGACGACATCCTCGCCACCGACGATTCGGGCAACTACGCCGGGTATCTCGGACAGATCATCGACTCGACCGACGACGACTGGCAGAACATCTGGGTCCACTCCTGGGATACCGTCTGGAGCGGCGTCTTCCTCAAACTCGCGCCGATCACCGACGACCCCGAACACTGGCAGATCGCCCGCTGGAACCTGGAGTACCTCTCGGGCGGGGCAGTCGAACATGGGGACGACAACGACACGAACTACGCCTCGACCTCCGACGCCGGTTTCACCGTGCTCAACACGTGGGGATCGGCCCGGTACAACGCCGCCGCGCAGTTCCAGGCGATGGTCTACCGGAAGTACCGCGACACCGAGAAGGCAGTCGCGCTCACTGACTGGGCAGCAACCCAGATGAATTACATCATGGGTGCGAATCCGTTCGGGTACTCGCTGATCGTCGGGTTTACCGACGACCACGCCGAGCATCCCCACCACCGGGCGGCCCACGGCTCGAAGACAAACAGCATGGAGGAACCCGAAGAACACCGCCATACGCTGTGGGGTGCCCTGGTCGGCGGTCCCGACGAGGACGACACCCACGTCGACGAGACCTCCGACTACGTCTACAACGAGGTCGCGATCGACTTCAACGCAGGACTGGTCGGCGCGCTGGCCGGGTTCAACACGTTCTATTCGGATACCGGCGACCCGGTCGCGGCGTTCCCGCCGGACGAGGAACCGATCGACGCCTACTACGCCGAGGGGGAGGTCCTCCAGGAGAACGCCGACCGGACACAGGTTCGGGTCACGATCCACAACGAGTCGATCCACCCGCCCCATCGCGAGGACGGCCTCAGCGCACGCTACTTCATCGATATTAGCGAGTTGCGTGAGGCCGGCCAGTCGATCGACGCCGTCTCGGTCGAGGTCCAGTACGACCAGCAAGCAACCGAGGGCGACGGGTCGACGGACGTCTCGGGGCCGATCGCCTGGGACGAGGACGCCGGCATCTACTACATCGAACTCGACTGGTCGGGCAACCAGATCTATGGCGCACGGGAGATTCAGATCTCGATGATCGCCGAGCAGGATGACAACTGGGAGAGCAACTGGGATCCATCGAACGACCCGAGCTTCCAGGACATCGGCGAGGAGGCGACCGTCACCGAGGCGATCCCCGTCTACCTCGACGGCGAACTGGTTTACGGCCAGCTTCCGGGTGAGTCCGAGTCCGAGCCCGACGACACGACCGCTCCGACGGCTCCCTCGAACCTCTTTGTGGTCGAGACGACAGCGTCCTCGGCCGAGATCGAGTGGGAGGCCGCCAGCGACGAGGGCGGTAGCGGCCTCGATCACTACACCATCTCCGTTGCGGGCGACTTCGATCAGCAGGTCGAGGCCGAAACGACGGGTACGACCGTCGAGGAACTGGACGCCGAGACGACCTACGAGATCGGCGTCTCGGCGGTCGACGCTGCCGGCAACGAGTCCGATACGGTAACCGTCGAGGCGACGACCGACGAGGCCGACGACGGCGAGGACGACAGCGATGACGAGGAATCACCGACGGATGCCCTCGTCGTCAACGACTACGATGGCGACCCGGCGTGGTCGAGCAATCGCAATGACCTCGGCCAGTGGTGTGGGGCCGGCTCCTTCGAGAACGGGAGCGGCGATGTCGAAGACGGTGCCCTGGTCCTCGAATACGACAACGGCGGCTGGTATCAAGAGCAGATCAACCAGGCGGTCGACGACTATTCGAGCGTCGTGCTCGAAGTCAGCGGTGCCAACGGCGGCGAAGAGAGCGAGATCCGCTTCGCGATGGATGGCGTCTCGGACTTGCTTGCGAACCTGACTGACGATTCGATCGGGGCGAGTGCCGGCGAGGTACGGATCGACATGGAGTCGGCGGGTATCGATCCGGCCGCTCAGGGGCTTGCAGTCCGGCTAAACTTCTGGCAAGGAGGCAACAGTACGCTCGAAATCAAGGAAGTCCGACTCGAGTGAGTGGTCCGCCGCTCGCTCTGATCTCCGAACACGTGTCGTCTCGGTGACGATCGCCGGCGAAGGTTTTTCCGGTTCCCTCACTCTTTTAGACAATACACTGGTACTATCAATTGGTATGGTCAAACGAAGGGCTGTATTGAAGGGGAGTATCGCATTCGGGAGTCTGGGTCTGGCGACGTCGGTCCTGGGTCAGGATCACTCGCCGCTGGTCGTCCACGCGTTCGACGGGGGAACCTATCCGGGCTCCAACGACCTCGGCAACTGGGCCGACGCGGGGAGTTTCGCCAACGGGAGCGGATCGGGCGAGATCGAAAACGGTGCCCTCCGCCTGGAGTACGACAACGCCGGCTGGTTCGGGAGCAACGTTTCCCAGTCGATCGGCGACTATCAGTATCTCACCCTTCGAATTCGGGGGGACGAGGGTGGCGAGCAATCGGATTTCACACTCAAGATCGGTGGCGTCTCGGATCTCCTGGGCAACCTGACTGACGATTCTATCGGGACCGAGTATTCGACTGTCTCGATCGACCTCGAATCAGTCGGTGCTGATCTCGAAAACCCACAGGCAGTCAGATTCAACTTCTGGCAAGGGTCCTCGGGGGCCGTCGAGATCGATCGGATCGCGGTGACGACAGACCCCGACGACGACGGTTCGGAGACGCCAACGGAGACGCCCGAAGACACGCCGACCGAGACGGAACCCGACGACGGGGAGTCGACCTGGGACGTCCCGTTCCTGGACCGGCCCCCGGAGCCTGATACGCTCCCCGCCGATATCACCGGCAGCACGACGGTCGCCGAACTGTACGAACACTTCGACGACCCCTACTACGTCCCGCGTGACTTCACGGACTATCTGCCCGGCGAGACGTCCTCGACCGGCCAGGCCTGGACGGACGCCGAGAAGGCCGAGGAGTTCGGCTACGACGAGACGGCCGTCCAGAACAACATCAGCGACGGGTCGCTGACCCTCGACCAGCTCGGCACGCAGGCGTTGCCCTACGTCCAGCAACTCGCCGACAACGACTTCCCCGCCCATGCGACCGTGAAACTTCTCCCGCGGCTCGCGCTGTTGCCGGATGAGACCGAAGACCCCGGCACGCACGACGACCCCGACAACATCTGGGACGAGACCGCAGGCCCGACCCAAGCGACGAACGGTCCCGACCAGTTCATCCAGGACCGTTGGCCGACGGACGCCCGAACGTACCAGCCTGACGAGGTCCGCGTGCGTGACCGCGTCCACGACCAGCCGGAGTACGACGACAGCCGCGAGTGGGGGAGTTCGGCTGACCTGCCAGAGGACGTCCTCAACAACCCGGACAACCCCATCCACGAGATGGTGGCCGACAAGGTCGATCCGCGGACCGGCGAGTCGCTTGGCGGCGACGGCTTCACTGCCAACGCGCCGATGGAGGCGTCCGTCGAGATCCACGAGAACGGCGGCGGCTACTGGAACCAGTACCTCGTTCTGAAGAACACCAGCGAGGTGCCGTACTTCCAGGACGGCATGGTCATCACGTGGCTCGGCCCGTCGGGTGACGCCGCGAACCTCGCGGACGGCCACTGGAACAATCCTCACCGACCGAGCCAGTCGCTGGGCCATCCTCAGCGCGACGTCATCGAGGTCATCCATCCCGACTACGAAGGCATGTCGGCCTACGCCGTCCGGTGTGCGAACCACGACGAGCCCTACCACATGCGGACGATCTACCCGAACCAGCAGGTCGCCATGGAGATCGGGACCCCCGCGAACGCGGACCGCTGGTCCTCGTCTTCGGAGCGCCAGGACGCAGTCGAGACGATGCTCGACTCGCTACACGTCGAACTCGAGACCAACCTCAGCCGGAACGACCGCCTCATCGACGCCATCGACCTGACGTATCGCGTCCCGAACTGATCGTAGACGGGTTAGCCCGCGCCCAGCACACGGATCCCACTTTTCGCACAATTTTCCTCCGCTGCCCAAGGTATGGCGGCATATTTAATATAGCCAATAATGGTTTATACGTGTGGCGCGAGTCGGATTCTTCTCCGTGGTAACTGTCTGTTTGACGGTAGAGATGGGCGAATTCTCAGGTTTCGCCCGAATCGATCGAGTCGAAGCGCCCTTCGGCGATGGCAGCGGCGACTGTCGTGTCCTCCACGTCCTCGATCGCGTGGGGGTATTTCCGGGTGAAGTACCCAAGAATATTCGTGACGTCGCGTTCGAGCAGCTCGCGGGCGTTTTCGTGCTCTGTCGGGACAGCCTGGGGCCAATCGAAGACCGTGACTCCGTCCTTGCCGACGAAAATATTGTACTCGCTCATGTCGGCGTGGACGTACCCCGCTTCGTAGGCATTCTGGACTTCTTCGAGAATCAGGTCCAGGACTGGACGGACCTGCTGGTCTTCGAGCTTCGTCCGGGAGAGTTCGACGCCGTCCATGCGCTCCATCACGATCGCGTGACGGTTGTGATCGACCGGTCTCGGCACGCTTACCCCTGGGTAGAGGTCTTCGAGCGCGGTATACTCGCGTTCGGCGGCCTTCCGGGCGGTGTACAGCCAGGAGACGTGCTCGCGATCGGCGGTGTACTCGCGCTCACGCATCACTTCCCGGAAGTTCGTATACCCCTCACGGTGGTACTTCAGCGCCAGGGGTTTGTACGATTGGACCTCGTAGACGTCACTTTCCTTGCCCACGCCGAGGCTCGAACCAACTCCCTGGATGGACTCACGTTCGGCGAAGGTGTGCAGTGCCAGTGCGTCGTAGCCCTCGAACGTCAGGGTAAACCCCTGGTACTGGATCGTCTTCCGCTCGATCAACCCCCGGTCCTCACACCGGTCGAGCCGGTAATCGACGTTCTCGCTAGTCAGCCGGGAGAACTCCGGGATCTTCTCGCGGGCGACCCACTCCGAGAACCGCATCCCCTGCTCGATCCCCGAGAGAAGATGAAAGTCCTCCGGCTCGAGCTCGGCCATCACCCCTGCGACGTTCGAGACCATCACCACTCGGTAGGGGTTTGACCGGCAAAAGCCCGACGTGTCGGCTCGTTCACCCAGATATAAACCTGATATCGCTATACGAAGTCCGGCTGACGCGGTGTCCCGAGTCTCCAGTTTGGTTTCTACAAACTAGTTCTTGATTGATATTTAATCCCCGAGTGAGTAATGCGCGGTGTCAATAGGGGACTGAACTGACCATATATCAAGAAATAGAGAAAATAAACAGGTCAACCAGGGTATTAGAGATTGCAGCTGTCGCTCATCTGTAGCAGTGAATACTTTGTGAGTGGAGTTCGTAGCTGACTCCAAGATGGTAAGCAGAGAGAGCGTGGATGAGGTCTTTCTGCCTGACAAAGATGATTGTCTAGAGTATCTCCGTGAACAGCGATGGCCAGAAGAGGTAATGTGTCCGCACTGCGAGAGTGCGGACACGATCAAGAAGGGGACGACGAGAAAGGGTGCTCAACGCTATCGCTGTCACAACTGTGATAGTATTTTCAACGATCTTACCGAGACCATATTTGCCGAGCACAAGCTTTCACTCCCGGAGATGTTCCATATCATTCGAGGGATGGAAGAGGACAAAACATCACAGATAACTCAGGAACTTGACCGAACATACAAGACGGTCTTGGACTTCGTCCATGAAGTCCAAGACGCTCTTGACGACGATCCAGAGTTTGATCTCACTGGTGTTTGCGAAGCTGACGAGGTCTACGTCGTGGCTGGTGAGAAAGGTACCAAGCAGGCGAGTCCGCGCTCGCGCGGACTCAAAAAAAGGGACGCGGAACGTTCGAGTCAGACAAACCGCCAGTCGTGACACTCGTCCGTCGCTCCGACGGACGAGTTCGGTTCCTCGTTCGTGAAGATCTCGAAGATGTAGACGAGGACATCGTCGAATACGGCGATGAAGACGATCCGGCGATCCTCTGCACCGATCAGTACAGCATCTACGACGGTATCGACGAGTACGACGAGATTGATGGCCATCTCGCCATCAATCACGACGAACACTACGTCGTCGGTGATGCTCACACGAACAGCTGTGAGAACCGCCATAGCTTCCTTCGCAACTGGTTGCGAAGGTTCCGAGGCGTCTCAAAACACCACTTACAGGGCTATTTGAACTTCTTCAGTCTCACACTCAACACAGATCGCTGGTTCGAGAAAATCCTAAGTACTGACTTCTACAGATGAGCGTTCTTTGATACTCCCGAACAAAATATATGAATCGCCGCCAGTTCCTTACCACGATCGGGAGCGGAACAGGCATATCTCTCGCTGGATGTATTTCTTTTGCGAATACACCCACAAACCCATCCGGGGACGGGTCGTTTCAACGACGTTCTGTGTCCATCATTTCCCGCGATGAAATACCCGATGATGTCTCCGCATCACTTTCCGTTGATGCCATCTCAGATGTAGCGGCTCCCGATAAGATGGTCAAATTTCAATTCACGCTCACTAATCGATACGACAATGTTCGATCTTTTGATGTGGGTAGCATTCCCGTCCCGAATCTTCTAATTGGAAAGAGTGACCCACCTCACTACGTGCTTCTACAACCATCACACTGGACGGCAGACGACCGACGCGCTAACTGTTGGGAGAGCAACGCACCCGATAAAGACCCCTACCGAGTAGTGCCTGAGGAGAGACAAGTAGACCTGGAACCAAGCGAATCCCACTCTGGTGACGCCGCACTGTGGGGAAGCGTAGAGGATGATGTGTGTTGGCCGACAGGAAAATACAGATTTAGAAATGACGTAAGTCTTGATGGTACCATATTCACGTGGGGATTCCGGTTTGAAGTGGCCAAGCAGTGATTCCATCCAGCTACCGGTAGTTCACCGACTTTCTGTTGAAGTAGCATCAACGGAAAAGTGGATTGCGCGTCTGTGTTGGCCGCAGATGAATATTTTGAGCTCATTGCATCTGTGCTGATTCCGCTAGACTAATCGGCTAAGCCCTCGCTGAGTCCACCGCTTGAGTGGCGACGCTATTCAGTAGCGCAGAATCCACGCAATTTCCCACACTTCTCCGATAATCACGCCCGCAAGCATTTGAGATCGACTCTCCATCGCCGAGAAAAACACAAATCAACTTATTTTGGTGGTGTTTAGTTATGCGTGAAAAGTGAGGCAGGAAAATTTTCGGATGGTCTTTGGCCGAAATCACCCATCTCAGCAGCAAGCAGTAGTGAGTGGATCGAATTAGATTTTGTGGAGCGCGAACAGACACCGCCCCAGCTGATGGAGTTGAGTACTGGATTGTATTTGGCCGGACTATAACTATTTTTTGATGACTGGCTCGCCAGCACCGTAGACTCTAGTTTCACCATTCAACCACGTCGTTCACCCCCTGATTTCGCTTGTAGATTTCTCAAACTGCCAATCCGGGGGTGTTGTCACTGTCGAAGCGCCTATGTCCGGCAGGGCCGAGGGTCGAAACATGCAAATCGGGGCTCACACCTCCATCGCCGGCGGCGTTTCCAACGCCGTCGAGGAACAGGTCGAGTACGACGGCAACTGCGGTCAGATCTTCTCACACTCACCGCAGGTCTGGCAGGAACCGTCGATCGAGGACAGCGAGGCCGAGGCGTTTCGCGACCGATCGGTCGAGGCCGACGTCGGGCCGTGGGTGATCCATGCCTCGTATCTGGTCAACCTCTGTACGCCCAAGGACGACCTCCGGGAGAAGTCGATCGCGAGTCTCCAAGAGGAGGTCGACGCCGCGGCGACACTCGACATCGAGTACGTCAACGTCCACCTCGGGGCCCACACGGGCGCGGGCGTCGAACAGGGGCTGGCGAATGCCGCCAGCGCGCTCGACGAACTTGACGTTCCCGAGGACGTGACCGTCCTCATCGAGTCGGACGCCGGCAGCGGGACGAAGCTCGGTGACGACTTCGAGCACCTCGCGACAGTCCTGGACGCGAGCGAGCAGGACCTCGGTGTCTGTCTCGACACCGCCCACCTCTTCGCTGCGGGGTACGACCTTTCGACGCCCGACGCGGTCGCGGAGACCGTCGCCGAATTCGACGGGAAGGTGGGCCTGGACCACCTGGAATGTCTCCACCTCAACGACTCGAAACACGCCTGCGGGACGAACAAGGACGAACACGCCCACCTCGGCGAGGGCGAGATCGGCGAGGCCGGCATCGCGGCCGTCGTCACTCACGACGCCTTGCGGGAGTTGCCGTTCGTTCTGGAGACGCCGACCGAGGACGGCCGGGGCTTCGCCTGGAACGTCGAGCGAGCGCGGGAACTCTGTGAGGCCTGAAGACGGCGTCATCGCACTGCGGATCGACCACCTTTTGGACGCCCGTCGGCTATCGCGGGTATGCGCCGGTTCGACGCCGAGTACCTCACGCACACTCGCCGCGGCATGTGGATGGACTCTCATGGAGCGCTTTCCCCTCTCGATCTGTCGACTCGCGAACGGGTGCTCGACGTCGGCAGCGGCACGGGGGCGCTCACCAGGGTTCTCCGGGCGGAAGCTGCGGGGGACGTCGTCGCTGTCGATGCGGATCCGAAGCTCCTCGACCACGTGGAGGGGCCGACGGTCGTCGGTGACGCGTTCCGACTCCCCTTTCCCGAGGACACCTTCGATCTGGTGATCTGTCAGGCACTCCTGATCAATCTGCCTGAACCCGTCGACGCCCTTCGGGAGTTCGCCCGTGTCTCCCGGGACGGCGTCGCGGTGATCGAACCGGACAACGGGAGCGTGACGGTCGACTCGACCGTCGGCGGTGAATCGGCACTCGCTGGTCAAGCCCGCGAGCACTACCTCGCCGGCGTCGACACCGACGTCACGCTCGGGTCGGACGCGGAGTCGATCCTTGCCGACGCCGGCCTGGATTCGATCGAGGTCACACGATACGATCACGACCGCACCATCTCGCCCCCGTACGACGAGGCCGACGTCGAATCCGCCCGTCGAAAGGCCAGCGGTGACGGGCTCGCAACCGATCGTGAGACGATGCTCGACGGCGGGTTGACAGCCGATGGATACGACTCTCTCAGACAGCGCTGGCGGCAAATGGGACGGGACGTGATCGAACAGATGGCCGAGCGGACCTACGAGCGGACCGAAACCGTCCCGTTCTACGTCGCGGTGGGACAGGTCTGAGGGCGGACCACAGCTGTCGCCCACTCAGACGACGTCGCCACGCACGCTGACGCCGTCCTGGCGTTCCCGGTAGGTCTCGACGGCGTCTGCAGCCTCCCGTGCGACGCTCTCTTCGGCTCCGAGCATCTCGAGTGCGCCCGAAAGCGGCGGGAAGACATACTCACCATCCCGGAGTTTGGTGAACGCGTCACCGGACCGTTCGCCGTCGATCCACAGGCAGACCCCTCGGGGATCGAGGATGTTTTCGTAGGACTCCCGAGCGAGTGCACCCTCGAGTCGCTGGGTGACGTTGTCCTCGAAGGAGGCGTTACAGACCTCGAGGTGGATCGGTTCGTCCTCGCCGAAGAGGTGGGCCCCGAGACACTTCTCCGGGGCGACGTGGCCACTCGGGTTCGCCCGCACTGCGTCGGGGTGCTCGCGCGCCCACTCGGTGCGGACCGTCTCGCCGATCCCCTCGACGCCGAAACGGTCGTTCAGTTCGGCCGCACGTTCGTCGGCCCGGCCGAACAGCAGGTCCTTCGTGAGATAGACATCGAGGCGCTCGACCGGATCGACGCCGAGCGCGAGATCCCCGTAGACCCAGACTTCCCGGACGGGGACGGGCATCGTCTCGTCCTCGATCGTCTCAAGCAAGGTTTCGAGACGATCGACGGCCGCCTCGCGGTCGAGTTCCGTCATCAGCGGGGCTACCGCTCGCGGCGCGAAAACGGTTGCCCCGCGCAGGCTTTTTGCCGACAGTCCACGATTGTGAACCATGCACACGGAGAGTTACGGGACGGGAGCTGACCTCGTGTTCGTCCTCGGGTGGGGGAACAAGCCCGAACACGAGACCGTCCGCTGGCTGATCGACCGCCTCGTCGAGGCTGGGTATCGCGTCCACGCAATCGAGATCCCGACGACGATCACTGACTTCGACGCCGAGTACCGCCAGCCGGTCGCCGAGTACGTCGCGACGCTGTCGTCGTATCGCCTCCTCACCCACAGCACGGGTGGGCTCATCGGCGCGTTCCTCACTGGGCCGGACACCCGCGTCTACCTCAGTCCATGGTGGGGGATCCACGAGGACCAGGACGGACTCCTCGCGAGGTTGTTCGCCCGTCTCCCGATCGCCCGTCCGCTCTTCCCGACGGGAATCGACGCCGAGGCCATCGGGACGCTCGCTTCTGGGGACCAACTGGCCGA
Coding sequences within:
- a CDS encoding glycoside hydrolase family 9 protein, which produces MTHHDANSRGMGRTNTDRDDGLFRRDLLAAMGLGAGSVALGTDVGTPSVISRAAGQTSLELDYAHALQQSLYFYDANRCGATTMGERLQWRGECHHSDTEISLDAATEDGGTNLSASFIDEYSDVLGPDGTGTVDVSGGFHDAGDHMKFGLPQSFSASTLSWALYEFEDAFRDVGVYDHMVDILRHFADYFLQSTFRSQDGDVVAFCYHVGEGSIDHNYWGPPELQSSEEYPRPAYFATAEDPASDQCAGAAAALAITSLVLESEDAEYAVECLDTAQALYDFAVENRGLGYDGGFYDSSYDEDELSWAAVWLHIATDDDAYLDDILATDDSGNYAGYLGQIIDSTDDDWQNIWVHSWDTVWSGVFLKLAPITDDPEHWQIARWNLEYLSGGAVEHGDDNDTNYASTSDAGFTVLNTWGSARYNAAAQFQAMVYRKYRDTEKAVALTDWAATQMNYIMGANPFGYSLIVGFTDDHAEHPHHRAAHGSKTNSMEEPEEHRHTLWGALVGGPDEDDTHVDETSDYVYNEVAIDFNAGLVGALAGFNTFYSDTGDPVAAFPPDEEPIDAYYAEGEVLQENADRTQVRVTIHNESIHPPHREDGLSARYFIDISELREAGQSIDAVSVEVQYDQQATEGDGSTDVSGPIAWDEDAGIYYIELDWSGNQIYGAREIQISMIAEQDDNWESNWDPSNDPSFQDIGEEATVTEAIPVYLDGELVYGQLPGESESEPDDTTAPTAPSNLFVVETTASSAEIEWEAASDEGGSGLDHYTISVAGDFDQQVEAETTGTTVEELDAETTYEIGVSAVDAAGNESDTVTVEATTDEADDGEDDSDDEESPTDALVVNDYDGDPAWSSNRNDLGQWCGAGSFENGSGDVEDGALVLEYDNGGWYQEQINQAVDDYSSVVLEVSGANGGEESEIRFAMDGVSDLLANLTDDSIGASAGEVRIDMESAGIDPAAQGLAVRLNFWQGGNSTLEIKEVRLE
- a CDS encoding serine/threonine-protein kinase RIO2; translated protein: MVSNVAGVMAELEPEDFHLLSGIEQGMRFSEWVAREKIPEFSRLTSENVDYRLDRCEDRGLIERKTIQYQGFTLTFEGYDALALHTFAERESIQGVGSSLGVGKESDVYEVQSYKPLALKYHREGYTNFREVMREREYTADREHVSWLYTARKAAEREYTALEDLYPGVSVPRPVDHNRHAIVMERMDGVELSRTKLEDQQVRPVLDLILEEVQNAYEAGYVHADMSEYNIFVGKDGVTVFDWPQAVPTEHENARELLERDVTNILGYFTRKYPHAIEDVEDTTVAAAIAEGRFDSIDSGET
- a CDS encoding IS1595-like element ISHti5 family transposase (programmed frameshift), which gives rise to MVSRESVDEVFLPDKDDCLEYLREQRWPEEVMCPHCESADTIKKGTTRKGAQRYRCHNCDSIFNDLTETIFAEHKLSLPEMFHIIRGMEEDKTSQITQELDRTYKTVLDFVHEVQDALDDDPEFDLTGVCEADEVYVVAGEKGTKQASPRSRGLKKKGRGTFESDKPPVVTLVRRSDGRVRFLVREDLEDVDEDIVEYGDEDDPAILCTDQYSIYDGIDEYDEIDGHLAINHDEHYVVGDAHTNSCENRHSFLRNWLRRFRGVSKHHLQGYLNFFSLTLNTDRWFEKILSTDFYR
- a CDS encoding deoxyribonuclease IV, whose translation is MQIGAHTSIAGGVSNAVEEQVEYDGNCGQIFSHSPQVWQEPSIEDSEAEAFRDRSVEADVGPWVIHASYLVNLCTPKDDLREKSIASLQEEVDAAATLDIEYVNVHLGAHTGAGVEQGLANAASALDELDVPEDVTVLIESDAGSGTKLGDDFEHLATVLDASEQDLGVCLDTAHLFAAGYDLSTPDAVAETVAEFDGKVGLDHLECLHLNDSKHACGTNKDEHAHLGEGEIGEAGIAAVVTHDALRELPFVLETPTEDGRGFAWNVERARELCEA
- a CDS encoding class I SAM-dependent methyltransferase; amino-acid sequence: MRRFDAEYLTHTRRGMWMDSHGALSPLDLSTRERVLDVGSGTGALTRVLRAEAAGDVVAVDADPKLLDHVEGPTVVGDAFRLPFPEDTFDLVICQALLINLPEPVDALREFARVSRDGVAVIEPDNGSVTVDSTVGGESALAGQAREHYLAGVDTDVTLGSDAESILADAGLDSIEVTRYDHDRTISPPYDEADVESARRKASGDGLATDRETMLDGGLTADGYDSLRQRWRQMGRDVIEQMAERTYERTETVPFYVAVGQV
- a CDS encoding DUF7095 family protein produces the protein MTELDREAAVDRLETLLETIEDETMPVPVREVWVYGDLALGVDPVERLDVYLTKDLLFGRADERAAELNDRFGVEGIGETVRTEWAREHPDAVRANPSGHVAPEKCLGAHLFGEDEPIHLEVCNASFEDNVTQRLEGALARESYENILDPRGVCLWIDGERSGDAFTKLRDGEYVFPPLSGALEMLGAEESVAREAADAVETYRERQDGVSVRGDVV
- a CDS encoding alpha/beta fold hydrolase, whose translation is MHTESYGTGADLVFVLGWGNKPEHETVRWLIDRLVEAGYRVHAIEIPTTITDFDAEYRQPVAEYVATLSSYRLLTHSTGGLIGAFLTGPDTRVYLSPWWGIHEDQDGLLARLFARLPIARPLFPTGIDAEAIGTLASGDQLADGPDAIAPTFLREVRRAQASLPPFRSDSVVFFSPDDRVVSPAAIQERAPADNRVPYDGGHELFSSPGREEYLPLVLVAIESGAGALEP